The following proteins are co-located in the Flectobacillus major DSM 103 genome:
- a CDS encoding lysylphosphatidylglycerol synthase transmembrane domain-containing protein yields MKNVIKYVISLTLAACLMWFVFKDINLSEMLTQFANANYWWIICSALMGLVAHIARAARWKLLMEPLGFKPSTFKTTLAVLMGYFANYIIPRMGEVTRCGTLQKTDDIPFEKSFGTVVTERIFDVVVLLLILVLNLALEFSKLKDFFLQQFSSKITLIIGLLVVVAIGGILGIYFFRKYQEQLAKHPILGKVISLINGLIDGVLSISKMQKPGLFIFYTLLIWVMYYFSAYVLFFAIPETSHLSMLAGLTVLTMGSFGMAAPTQGGIGPYHFLVGNALVLYGLEQHKGIILATFIHGSQMIALLFLGALSFVITLFLKPNQPKAIQ; encoded by the coding sequence ATGAAAAATGTTATTAAGTATGTAATTTCATTAACATTGGCAGCTTGCCTAATGTGGTTTGTGTTTAAAGACATCAATCTTTCCGAAATGCTTACTCAATTTGCCAATGCCAATTATTGGTGGATTATCTGTTCGGCACTTATGGGCTTGGTGGCTCATATTGCACGGGCAGCACGCTGGAAATTGCTAATGGAACCACTAGGGTTCAAACCTTCGACTTTCAAAACAACCTTGGCGGTATTGATGGGATACTTTGCCAACTACATTATTCCTCGTATGGGCGAAGTAACCCGTTGTGGAACTTTACAAAAAACAGATGATATTCCTTTTGAAAAATCTTTTGGTACAGTTGTTACCGAACGAATCTTTGATGTAGTAGTATTACTCTTGATTTTGGTATTAAACTTGGCTCTTGAATTTAGTAAACTCAAAGATTTCTTTTTACAGCAGTTTTCATCTAAAATTACTTTAATTATTGGTCTGTTGGTAGTGGTTGCTATTGGGGGTATTCTTGGCATTTATTTTTTTAGAAAATACCAAGAACAATTGGCCAAGCACCCAATTTTGGGCAAAGTAATTAGCTTAATCAATGGGTTAATAGATGGTGTGTTAAGTATCAGTAAAATGCAAAAACCAGGCTTATTTATTTTCTATACCTTATTGATTTGGGTGATGTATTACTTTTCAGCTTATGTCTTGTTTTTTGCTATTCCCGAAACCTCGCACTTGAGTATGCTAGCGGGCCTTACAGTACTCACGATGGGGAGTTTTGGTATGGCTGCCCCTACACAAGGCGGTATAGGGCCATATCATTTTTTGGTAGGAAATGCGTTAGTATTATATGGATTAGAACAACATAAAGGTATTATTTTAGCTACCTTTATACATGGCTCTCAAATGATTGCACTATTATTCTTAGGAGCTTTAAGTTTTGTTATTACCCTATTTTTAAAACCGAATCAGCCCAAAGCGATTCAATAA
- a CDS encoding glycogen/starch synthase — MSKLRILYVASEVDPFLSTTQVADFVRKLPAAMQEKGMEIRILVPRFGLINERKNRLHEVVRLSGFTVPVGDDDKPVTIKVASLPAAKLQVYFIDNEDYFQRKTVFTDKEDNFYSDNDERAIFFCKGSLETVKKLGWSPDIVHCNDWMTALVPLYLKTTYKNDPMFKDAKVVFSVYNSAFSHKFDVDGLYEKVKLMDIEDNMLDSLQTADYAGFIKIGAEYADIVITSEEEVTEKFNAIFDELPDKKIEFVPEENIDSYYNLYTDLASA, encoded by the coding sequence ATGTCTAAATTGCGTATCCTTTACGTTGCCAGCGAAGTTGACCCATTTCTTTCTACAACTCAAGTTGCTGATTTTGTTAGAAAATTACCAGCAGCCATGCAGGAAAAAGGTATGGAAATCAGAATCTTAGTGCCAAGATTCGGGTTGATTAATGAACGTAAAAACCGTCTTCACGAGGTTGTAAGATTATCAGGCTTCACCGTTCCAGTAGGTGATGATGATAAGCCTGTGACTATTAAGGTAGCAAGTTTGCCTGCCGCAAAGTTGCAAGTATATTTTATTGACAACGAAGATTACTTTCAAAGAAAGACTGTTTTTACAGACAAAGAAGACAACTTTTATTCGGATAATGACGAGCGAGCAATATTCTTTTGCAAAGGCTCGTTAGAAACCGTAAAGAAATTAGGGTGGTCGCCCGATATAGTGCATTGCAATGATTGGATGACGGCTCTTGTACCGTTGTATTTAAAAACAACTTATAAGAACGACCCCATGTTCAAAGATGCTAAAGTCGTATTTTCGGTATACAATAGTGCTTTTTCTCACAAATTTGACGTAGATGGTTTGTACGAAAAAGTAAAATTAATGGATATTGAAGATAATATGTTGGATAGTTTACAAACTGCCGACTATGCTGGCTTTATCAAAATTGGTGCAGAATATGCAGATATTGTGATTACCTCAGAAGAAGAAGTTACGGAGAAATTTAACGCAATTTTTGATGAATTACCAGACAAAAAAATCGAGTTTGTTCCTGAAGAAAATATCGACAGCTACTACAACCTTTACACAGATTTGGCAAGTGCGTAA
- a CDS encoding DUF4270 family protein translates to MNYQTKKSSLFLKKISTATTTFTQIWQVRNLWVVLLSTLFFACDDPEEIGSEIFGQDIGVLFTDTLAVNSSTIQLDSLQSSGTSLVFVGNTNHPEMGDISAKAFFQVSNADTLKIDTLGTKAYKTSIIETADSLSLHLHCRFVSGDTNKAQTYKVYRVKSTATPSVSTVYNVNSELPAYDATPIGTLTMSSLHPIRDPYASADTGKYAIVKIPISKSVANEIFALRNKESASAIVYDKFKDIIKGLVVVSESANNAAILGFSTYNSELKLFYHYTYTYPKSGVDTTVTTSKALSFYLANGTTATGEQNARFTKVTTRRAGALSKLVNAADILPANEANYKVFVDNGTGLAMKVRFPSLLKLKNNKDVAINKAELVFEPDATVPGFVRTKELIAIEDNGANRPIRKSNIFSFLNSETQICTYAAKTNTFTFNVTSAVQNIISGRNPNNGWIVTPTWIGLASSSATARTVLSSSRLISAEHSSAIFDSRKIKLKVYYTYVSK, encoded by the coding sequence ATGAATTACCAGACAAAAAAATCGAGTTTGTTCCTGAAGAAAATATCGACAGCTACTACAACCTTTACACAGATTTGGCAAGTGCGTAACCTTTGGGTTGTGTTGTTAAGTACCTTGTTTTTTGCGTGTGACGACCCTGAGGAAATCGGGTCAGAAATTTTTGGCCAAGATATTGGGGTGCTATTTACCGATACACTCGCGGTTAATTCGTCAACTATTCAGTTAGATTCTTTGCAATCTTCGGGTACTTCATTGGTATTTGTAGGTAATACTAACCACCCAGAAATGGGCGATATAAGTGCAAAAGCCTTTTTTCAGGTTTCTAATGCTGATACCCTCAAAATAGATACATTGGGTACAAAAGCCTACAAGACTTCGATTATTGAAACGGCCGATTCATTGTCGTTGCATTTGCATTGTCGTTTTGTCTCTGGCGATACCAACAAGGCTCAGACTTATAAGGTGTACCGAGTAAAAAGTACTGCTACGCCAAGCGTAAGTACTGTTTATAATGTCAATAGCGAATTGCCTGCTTATGATGCTACACCTATCGGAACATTAACGATGAGTAGTTTGCATCCTATTCGTGACCCTTATGCAAGTGCAGATACAGGTAAATATGCTATCGTAAAAATACCAATTTCAAAAAGTGTAGCCAACGAAATATTTGCTTTAAGAAACAAAGAAAGTGCTTCGGCTATCGTTTATGATAAGTTTAAGGACATTATCAAAGGTTTGGTTGTTGTAAGCGAAAGTGCCAATAATGCGGCTATACTAGGCTTTTCAACGTATAATAGTGAGCTAAAGTTGTTTTATCACTATACTTATACTTATCCTAAAAGCGGTGTCGATACCACAGTAACTACCAGCAAAGCTTTGTCTTTTTATCTTGCTAATGGTACAACTGCTACTGGCGAACAGAATGCAAGGTTTACCAAAGTAACTACCAGACGTGCAGGTGCTTTGTCTAAATTGGTGAATGCTGCCGATATTTTGCCTGCTAACGAAGCTAACTATAAAGTTTTTGTAGATAATGGTACAGGCTTGGCTATGAAAGTACGTTTTCCAAGTTTGTTGAAGCTGAAAAACAATAAGGATGTTGCTATCAATAAAGCCGAACTGGTATTTGAACCTGATGCTACCGTTCCTGGATTTGTACGTACCAAAGAGCTTATTGCGATCGAGGATAATGGTGCCAATAGACCCATTCGCAAAAGCAATATATTCTCATTCTTGAATAGCGAAACTCAGATTTGTACTTATGCTGCCAAAACCAATACTTTTACTTTTAATGTAACGAGTGCCGTTCAGAATATTATTTCAGGAAGAAATCCTAATAATGGCTGGATCGTAACACCAACCTGGATTGGATTGGCTTCGAGCTCTGCAACAGCCAGAACCGTACTGTCAAGTTCGAGACTTATTTCAGCAGAGCATTCAAGTGCTATTTTTGATAGCCGAAAAATAAAATTGAAAGTATATTATACTTATGTTTCTAAATAA
- the panC gene encoding pantoate--beta-alanine ligase, translating to MLIFHSIVALQQYLDEQRKKGLTIGFVPTMGALHQGHISLINTAKHNNDLAVCSIFVNPTQFNNAHDLAVYPRTLDADSAMLEAVGCDIVFAPSAEEMYPKPTSLKFDFGDLERVMEGQFRPGHFNGVGIVVSKLFHIVQPNKAYFGQKDLQQCAIINCLVQDLNFDLELVICPTQRENDGLAMSSRNRNLSPEQRALAPTLYACLQQAKTQLLDNIDIATVKENLANQLDVIAGIELEYFEIADFETLQPLSGVLSQRALPTKTALCIAAFLGKTRLIDNLIITHS from the coding sequence ATGTTGATATTTCATAGCATTGTTGCTCTTCAGCAATACCTCGATGAACAACGAAAAAAAGGGCTTACGATAGGTTTTGTACCAACTATGGGTGCTTTACACCAAGGGCATATCTCATTAATCAATACTGCCAAGCACAATAATGACCTTGCCGTTTGTAGTATTTTTGTTAATCCTACACAATTCAACAATGCTCATGACCTTGCGGTGTACCCTCGTACCCTCGATGCCGACAGTGCTATGCTCGAAGCTGTAGGCTGCGATATTGTATTTGCTCCTTCGGCCGAAGAAATGTATCCTAAACCTACTTCACTCAAGTTTGACTTTGGTGATTTGGAACGTGTCATGGAAGGGCAGTTCAGGCCTGGACACTTCAATGGCGTTGGCATTGTGGTATCAAAGCTTTTCCATATTGTACAACCTAACAAGGCTTATTTTGGACAAAAAGACCTTCAACAATGTGCTATTATTAACTGCTTGGTACAAGATTTGAATTTTGATTTGGAACTAGTAATCTGCCCAACTCAACGAGAAAACGACGGCTTGGCGATGTCGTCACGCAATCGAAACCTTAGTCCAGAACAAAGAGCCCTCGCTCCTACGCTTTATGCCTGCCTACAACAAGCCAAAACACAACTTTTGGACAATATCGACATAGCTACGGTAAAAGAAAATCTTGCTAATCAGCTTGATGTTATAGCAGGTATCGAGCTCGAATATTTTGAAATTGCTGATTTTGAAACTTTACAACCCCTTTCTGGCGTTTTGAGCCAGAGGGCTTTGCCTACTAAAACGGCATTATGTATAGCTGCATTTTTAGGAAAAACTCGACTAATAGACAATCTCATTATTACGCATAGCTAG
- the panD gene encoding aspartate 1-decarboxylase has translation MLIHVMKSKLHRVKITQAELNYVGSVTIDEDLMDAAGLIENEKVQIVNNNNGERFETYVIKGERGSGTVCLNGAAARRAQVGDIAIIIAYAIMTPDEAKTHQPKLVFPDHNNKLVS, from the coding sequence ATGCTTATTCATGTCATGAAATCAAAACTCCACCGTGTTAAAATTACACAAGCGGAGTTAAATTATGTAGGTAGTGTAACCATCGACGAAGACCTCATGGACGCTGCTGGACTCATTGAAAATGAAAAAGTTCAAATTGTCAATAATAACAATGGCGAGCGATTTGAAACATACGTCATTAAAGGAGAAAGAGGGTCGGGTACGGTTTGCCTCAATGGTGCTGCAGCTCGTAGAGCTCAGGTTGGTGATATTGCTATTATTATTGCTTACGCAATAATGACACCAGATGAAGCCAAAACGCATCAGCCAAAACTGGTTTTTCCAGACCATAACAACAAACTGGTAAGTTAA